A portion of the Lolium rigidum isolate FL_2022 chromosome 1, APGP_CSIRO_Lrig_0.1, whole genome shotgun sequence genome contains these proteins:
- the LOC124652045 gene encoding suppressor of Mek1-like: MAAEPHVCQEQGAIAEPAGKKNVQLGSMPRVKVYRLRGDGGWDDRGTGHVTIDYLDVSSPKILDALPSSNSKTTAGGTIPVLPMEHIGSTSPNEVALAVIDEKDNETILLHLITMDEIYKQEETFIKWSDPEVGITLCLSFQDAAGCSDVWNVISQVRRKQQLEFWDTWFASYTG, translated from the exons ATGGCGGCCGAGCCTCACGTGTGCCAGGAGCAGGGGGCGATCGCGGAGCCGGCCGGGAAGAAGAATGTGCAACTCGGGTCGATGCCG CGCGTGAAGGTTTATCGCTTGAGAGGTGATGGCGGGTGGGACGACCGCGGCACTGGCCATGTTACAATCGATTATCTCGACGTATCTTCACCAAAGATTCTCGATGCCTTACCCTCCTCGAACTCAAAGACAACGGCGGGCGGGACGATACCGGTGCTGCCCATGGAGCACATT GGCTCGACATCGCCAAATGAGGTTGCTCTGGCTGTTATAGATGAGAAGGACAACGAAACGATCCTTTTGCACCTCATTACTATGGATGAAATCTACAAGCAGGAAG AGACGTTCATCAAGTGGAGCGATCCCGAAGTGGGCATCACACTCTGCTTGAGCTTCCAAGACGCCGCAGGGTGCTCCGACGTATG GAATGTGATCTCCCAAGTGCGGAGGAAACAACAGCTTGAGTTCTGGGACACTTGGTTTGCCAGTTACACTGGGTAG
- the LOC124678490 gene encoding transcription factor GTE1-like, translating into MVPEDGARAAAAAAAAAAMDSPTAAEFPPVESYQRQVDDIASKTDVLEKRVNEVTRFFDGKKHGSGGRKAGGSSRYATNGARDCKGTPDLTRQLGGIIRQITSHEWADPFLQPVDVVGLQLDDYHKIITKPMDFSTIQNKMEGKDGTKYNNVREIYSDVRLVFDNAMTYNDENHDVHIMAKLLLEKFEDKWLQLLPKVENEERKKEEPNDVPTTNNTTPEATVGKLAKDTDDELNELYNQLDELRRMVVQRCRKMTTDEKRKLGAGLCHLSPEDLSKALELVAQDNPSFQTSAEEVELDMDAQSETTLWRLKYFVREALERQANVAASGKAEESAKRKRDDIYNALAKTASKRVKK; encoded by the exons ATGGTGCCGGAGGACGGGGCGCGAGCGGccgcggctgcggctgctgctgcggcgATGGATTCGCCCACCGCTGCGGAGTTCCCCCCGGTGGAATCGTACCAGCGACAGGTCGACGACATCGCCTCCAAGACCGACGTG CTAGAGAAGAGAGTGAACGAGGTCACACGTTTCTTTGACGGCAAGAAGCATGGCAGCGGAGGGCGGAAGGCCGGCGGTAGCAGCAGGTATGCGACGAACGGCGCAAGGGATTGCAAAGGGACGCCCGACCTTACGCGCCAGCTTGGTGGTATCATTCGCCAG ATCACATCTCATGAATGGGCGGACCCATTTCTGCAGCCAGTAGACGTTGTAGGTCTTCAACTTGATGACTATCACAAG ATTATAACCAAACCTATGGACTTCTCAACCATCCAAAACAAAATGGAAGGGAAGGATGGTACCAAGTATAACAATGTCCGAGAAATATATTCTGATGTTAGATTAGTTTTTGACAATGCAATGACGTACAACGATGAAAATCATGATGTTCACATAATGGCCAAGTTATTGCTTGAGAAATTTGAGGACAAGTGGCTCCAGCTTCTCCCAAAAGTTGAGAACGAG GAAAGGAAAAAGGAGGAACCAAATGATGTTCCAACCACAAATAACACTACACCAGAAGCTACTGTGGGAAAATTAGCAAAAGATACTGATGATGAG CTGAATGAGCTTTATAATCAACTGGATGAGCTCCGGAGAATGGTGGTTCAGAGATGCAG GAAAATGACCACAGACGAGAAGAGAAAACTCGGTGCAGGTCTTTGCCACTTGTCTCCCGAAGATCTTAGCAAGGCACTAGAGTTGGTCGCACAAGACAATCCTAGCTTCCAAACCTCAGCAGAAGAAGTGGAACTTGACATGGACGCTCAG AGTGAGACGACCCTCTGGAGGCTGAAGTACTTTGTTAGGGAAGCATTGGAAAGGCAGGCCAACGTAGCCGCCTCTGGCAAGGCTGAAGAGAGCGCGAAGAGGAAGCGTGACGATATCTATAATGCTCTAGCCAAAACTGCTTCGAAACGAGTCAAGAAATAG
- the LOC124682456 gene encoding proteasome subunit beta type-6-like — translation MDASSLAGSSSSDAPTSGEHRMGTTIVGVCYDGGVVLAADSRTSTGMYVANRASDKISQLTDNVYVCRSGSAADTQVISDYVRYFLHQHIIQSGQPATVKVASNLVRLLAYQNKSMLQAGMIVGGWDKYEGGQIYSVPLGGTILRQPFAIGGSGSSYLYGLMDHEWRDGMTQEEAEKFVVKVVSLAIARDGASGGVVRTVTINADGVKRSFYPGNKLPLWHEELEPQNSLLDILAAGSPDAMVH, via the exons ATGGACGCCTCCTCCCTcgcgggctcctcctcctccgacgcgcCCACCTCCGGGGAGCACCGGATGGGCACCACCATCGTCGGCGTCTGCTACGACGGCGGCGTCGTCCTCGCCGCCGACTCCAGGACCAGCACAG GAATGTATGTGGCAAACCGTGCTTCGGACAAGATTAGCCAGCTCACTGATAATGTTTATGTCTGCCGCTCTGGATCT GCTGCTGATACGCAAGTTATTTCGGATTATGTGCGTTATTTTCTCCACCAACACAT TATTCAGTCTGGGCAGCCAGCTACTGTGAAAGTTGCGTCCAACTTAGTTAGGTTGCTGGCCTATCAGAACAAG AGCATGTTGCAAGCTGGAATGATAGTTGGTGGATGGGATAAATACGAGGGAGGCCAAATCTACTCAGTCCCTCTTGGTGGAACGATTCTTAGACAACCATTTGCAATTGGAG GATCTGGTTCCAGTTACCTGTATGGATTGATGGATCATGAATGGAGAGATGGGATGACGCAGGAAGAAGCTGAG AAATTTGTGGTGAAGGTGGTTTCCCTTGCTATTGCACGTGATGGTGCTAGTGGAGGGGTTGTACGCACCGTGACT ATAAATGCTGACGGTGTTAAGAGGAGCTTCTACCCTGGTAACAAACTGCCACTGTGGCATGAAGAGCTGGAGCCACAAAACTCTCTGCTTGACATCCTTGCTGCTGGTAGCCCTGACGCGATGGTCCACTGA